In one window of Longimicrobiaceae bacterium DNA:
- a CDS encoding sigma-70 family RNA polymerase sigma factor, which produces MDPTAQFPAYTSTGSPTADRSGRLPPGPADDRALVRGMAAGDEAALAALYDRWSTLVHSVAAQAVADPDDAAEVVGEVFWQAWRQAGRYQEGRGAVSTWLAMIARSRALDRVRARRRVRETESPAAPGALLAVAAEGDPLQGAESAERRDLLAQALGALPSDQRESMELAYFRGMSQSEIAAHTGQPLGTIKTRVRLAARKLRDRLAVLREAAH; this is translated from the coding sequence ATGGATCCAACTGCGCAGTTCCCCGCGTATACTTCAACAGGGTCCCCGACAGCGGACCGCTCCGGGCGCCTGCCTCCGGGGCCTGCCGACGACCGCGCGCTGGTCCGCGGCATGGCCGCGGGGGACGAGGCGGCGCTGGCGGCGCTCTACGACCGCTGGAGCACGCTGGTGCACTCGGTGGCGGCGCAGGCGGTGGCGGATCCGGACGATGCGGCGGAAGTGGTGGGGGAGGTGTTCTGGCAGGCGTGGAGGCAGGCGGGGCGGTACCAGGAGGGGAGGGGCGCGGTCTCCACCTGGCTGGCGATGATCGCGCGGAGCCGGGCGCTGGACCGGGTGCGGGCGCGCCGCCGCGTACGCGAGACGGAATCGCCCGCGGCACCCGGCGCGCTCCTGGCGGTTGCGGCGGAGGGCGATCCCCTGCAGGGCGCCGAGTCGGCGGAGCGGCGCGACCTGTTGGCGCAGGCGCTGGGCGCCCTCCCCTCCGACCAGCGCGAATCGATGGAGCTGGCGTATTTCCGGGGTATGAGCCAGTCGGAGATCGCGGCGCACACCGGCCAGCCCCTGGGAACGATCAAGACCCGGGTACGGCTCGCGGCCCGCAAGCTCAGGGACCGGCTGGCCGTCCTGAGAGAAGCAGCTCATTGA